TCCTCCAGGTTGCTGTGCAGGGCTTCGCGATAGTCCTCCAGCGGCCGGGGGCGGGTCAGGGTGACCTGGGTGTGGGTCAGCAGGTTCGACAAAGGGGTGCGCAGTTCGTGGGCGATGTCGGCGGAAAATGCCGAGAGGCGCTGAAACGACTCTTCAAGACGGCCCAGCATGGCGTTGAAGCTGCTGGCCAGTTCCGCCAGCTCGGCGGGCATCTGTTCCTGGGGCAGGCGCTGGGTCAGGGAACTGGCGGAGACCCCGGCGGCCACCGCGCCCATGCGCCGCAACGGGCGCAGGCCACTGCGGGCGGCCCAGGCGCCGAGCAGGGCAGTGGCCAGGGCCGAGAGGCCCACGGTGAGCCAGATCAGGTGTTGCATGCGCTGCAGAAAGTGCTGGTGATGGGTGATGTCGAGGATCAGGGTCAATTGCGGCGAGGCCGCCTGGCCGGGATTCAGCGCTGCTGTGTAGAGACGGTAGGCGGTGCCGGCCTGCTCCAGGCTGCGCAAGCCGGCACCGCCAGGCAGAGAGGCGGGCAGGCCGGGGGCGCTGTCGAACCAGAGCTGGCCATTGACGTCGCCGACTCGTAGCTGCAGGTCCGGCTGGTGGCTCAGTTCGTCCTGCAGCCTGGCCTGGCTCGGGGAGAAGTCACCGGCCTCGTTGACATCCTGCAAGGCGCTGCGCAGGGCCAGCAGCTTGCCGTCCAGCAGTTGCTGATCCAGTTCGATGAAATGGGCTTCGCTGGCGCGGCTGAACAACACCCCCGCCAACAATGAGACCACTGCGGTGCAGGCGGCGAACAGCAGCGCCAGGCGCCCGCTCAGGGACAGGCGGCGCATCAGGCCTGGCGCTCTTCGAGCACGTAGCCCATGCCGCGTACGGTATGGATCAGTTTGTTCGGGAAATCGTCGTCGATCTTCAGGCGCAGGCGGCGGATGGCTACTTCGATGACGTTGGTATCGCTGTCGAAATTCATGTCCCAGACCTGGGAGGCAATCAGCGACTTGGGCAGGACTTCGCCCTGGCGCCGCAGGAGCATTTCCAGCAGGGCGAATTCCTTGGCGGTCAGGTCGATGCGCTGGCTGCCGCGTTCTACCCGGCGGCGGATCAGGTCCAGGCGCAGGTCTGCCAGTTGCAGGCTGGTTTCCTGGGCCACGGCGCTGCCCCGGCGCAGCAGGCTGCGGACCCGGGCCAGCAGTTCGGAGAAGGCAAAAGGCTTGACCAGGTAGTCGTCGGCCCCCAGTTCCAGGCCGTGCACCCGGTCTTGCACGGCATCCCGGGCGGTGAGGAACAGTACCGGCACTTCCAGCCCGGCGCTGCGCACCGCCTGGAGGATCTGCCAGCCGTCGCGACCCGGCAGCATCACGTCGAGAATCAGCAGAGCGTAGTCGCCGGTCAGGGCCAGGTGCTGGCCGGTGCTGCCGTCGGCCACCAGTTCGGCGTTGAAGCCGGCCTCGCTCAGGCCCTGGCGCAGGTAGTGGCCGGTTTTGGGTTGGTCTTCGACGATCAGCAGTTTCATGGTGGGACTCGTGGCGGTTGGAACCCGGGCTTTATACCGTGCAGCAGGCCAGGGCAGTGCAAGCTGACAAAGTTGTAATCTGCATGTCAGCTGGCTGGCAGCGGCAGGGCTCTAGAGTGTGCCACAGGCTGAATCCCGATCTTGTTGGAGTCTGATGATGAGTATGCAAAACCTGTTGTGGCGAAGCCGGTCGATCCTGGGGGGCTGCCTGATGCTGTTGAGCGCACCGCTCTGGGCCTCGCCGGCCGGCTCTTACGATTTTGGCCAGCCGGCGCCTGCGGCCAAGGCCACTCGCAGTGTCGAGGTGGTGATGGGGGACATGTCGTTCAATCCCAAGGCCCTGGAGATCAAGGCCGGCGAGACGGTGCGATTCGTGCTGATCAACAAGGGGCAGTTGCTGCACGAGTTCAATCTGGGCAACGCGGCCATGCATGCCGAGCACCAGCAGGAAATGCTCAAGATGCAGCAGAGCGGCATGCTCACCCCGACCGGCATGAAGGCGATGGATCATGGAGCCATGGGCCACGGCTCAATGGCAGGCATGGACCATGGCATGCAGCATGACGATCCCAACAGCGTGCTGGTGGAGCCGGGCAAGCAGGCCGAACTGACCTGGACCTTCAGCAAGAGCGGCAACCTGGAGTTCGCCTGCAACATTCCAGGGCACTACCAGGCCGGGATGGTGGGCAAGCTGACGGTCACCCCATAGGCATCCGGGGCTCAAAGGCGGGAGCAAAGGCTGATAGAATCCGCTGATTCTTCAGTCAGGTTTCCGCCATGCATCCCGCAGCCGAACATTCGCCGCTGGGCAAGTCCAGTGAATACGTCTCCACTTACACCCCGTCCTTGCTGTTCCCGATTCCCCGGGCGGCAAAATGGGCCGAGCTGGGCTTGAGTGCCGATACCCTTCCTTATAAGGGCGTGGACTACTGGAACTGCTTCGAGTTGTCCTGGCTGCTGCCGTCGGGCAAGCCGGTAGTGGCTATCGGTGAGTTCAGCATTCCCGCCGATTCGCCGAACATCATCGAATCCAAGTCGTTCAAGCTGTACCTCAATTCGCTGAACCAGACGCCGTTCGATGATCGGTCGACCCTTGAGGCCACCTTGCGCACTGATCTGTCGGCTGCTGCCGGCAAGCCGGTAGGCGTGCGGATCCGCAGCCTGCAGGAGGTCGAGGCCGAAGGCGTGGTGGCGCTGCCTGGGGTGTGTATCGATGATCTGGATATCAGTGTCGACAGCTATGAGCACCCGCGCCCCGAACTGCTGCGCTGCGATGCTTCGCGCGTGGTGGAGGAGAGCGTGCACAGTCATCTGCTCAAGTCCAACTGCCCGGTAACCAGCCAGCCGGACTGGGGCAGCGTGGTGGTGCAATACCGGGGCGCGGCTCTGGATCACGCCAGCCTGCTGGCCTATCTGGTGAGCTTCCGCCAGCACTCGGACTTTCACGAACAGTGCGTGGAGCGGATCTTTCTCGACCTGCAACGCTTGCTCAAGCCGGAGAGACTCACCGTGTATGCGCGTTATGTGCGCCGCGGTGGGCTGGATATCAACCCTTACCGCAGTACCGAAACCGCGGATTTCGCCAATCACCGGTTGGTACGCCAGTAAAAGCAAAGCCCCGCTCCTAGAGCGGGGCTTTGCTTTGTGGGGTTGGCTACCGGGGGGTGCTCAGATGCCGATGTTGCCCAGGGTCTGGACGATATTGCGCAGGGTTCCGGCAATCGCCGGGTGCTCCAGTTCGAAGCGTTCCACGGCCAGGTTGACGCCGTCGGCGAGGCTGGCGTCCTGGGTGCCGGTCTCCAGTTTGAGTTGCAGTTCGATCTGCTGCATCAGCTCTTGCAGATTGTTGCGCTCGGCTTCGGAAAGCGGTGGGTTCTGTTCCAATTGCTCGCGCAGGGTGTCGAGTTGTTCTTGCAGTTCGCGGGCAGGCATGGCGTTCTCCCTTTATTGATAGGCACAGGGATGGACCGCGCTGTCGAGTCAAAGGTCCATGCCCACGGCTTAGAGTAATCCACTCCCAGGCGCTGTGCATGATCCTGATCAACAGGCTTATGTCAGGGTTTTTCACCCTTGAGCCGGCGCAGTTCGATGTCCGCCAGGCAGGTGTTCAACTCCCCCAGATGGTCGATGACCGAATGCACCCCCAGGCCGAAGAGCTGCACCGTGGCCTTGCCACGCTTGAATTCCCGTTCTTGCTGGCTCAGGGCCTGCCATTCGCTGGGGGTCATGCCGCACAGGGAGCCGCAAGAGGCCAGGCCGATGGTCCAGAGGCCGGCATTGAGGCCCGACTGCAGCAGTTGGGGTTCGCCGCTGACCAGGACACAGCCGTCGATGCCTTTGACGTTGAGCGCCATCAGCGCCTGCCAGCAGGCATCGGGTGCAGGCCAGGGGGCGGGGGAGTGAGGTGCCGGCGTGATCCAGTCCGGCAGGACGGCAGCCAATTGGCGGCTACTGGCGGGGAGCAGCTGCTCCAGCCAGGCGCAGGGGATGCCTTGCTGATGCAGGCGCCGCAGCGTATCCAGTGCGCCAGGTGTGGCTTGGGCTTGCTCCGGATCAGGTTTGTCCGTGGCTTGCTGGCGCATCCGCGCGCCGAAATCCACCAGGCAGCCACTGAGGCCGAAGAGTACGGCAGTCAATGGGCGGGCGGGTTGCACTGAGGCGTCGGCGTGGGGCATGTCAGCGTCCTTGAAATACCCTTGGAGGCTAGCGGCAGAACATGACATGCAGGTGACAGTACGGTGAATGGCAGCAAGGTTGGCTGAACCCTGACTGAAGACGGTTTGCGGTGATGCTGCCTAAACCGGCATATCCGCTTTATACTCCTGAACTTATCCTCAGGGCATAGCCCCACGAGAGAACAATCGAAGGAGTTTCCTGCTATGCGCTGGAGCCGTTATCTAGTTCCACTATGTATGAGTGCCGGTGTGACGCTGGCTCCCCTGGTTGCCCAGGCGGCCGAAGATGATCCATGGGAAAGCATCAACCGTCCCATCTTCACCTTCAACGATACGCTGGATACTTATGCCCTGAAGCCTCTGGCACAGGGCTATCAGGCCGTCACTCCGCAGTTTCTGGAAGATGGCATCCACAACATGTTTCGCAACATCGGTGATGTCGGCAACCTCGCCAATGACATCCTCCAGGCCAAACCTGGTGCTGCCGGTGTCGACACTGCGCGACTGTTGATGAACACCACCCTGGGCCTGGCGGGCTTCTTTGATGTCGGTACCAAGATGGGCCTGCAGCGCAATGACGAAGACTTCGGCCAGACCCTCGGTCATTGGGGCGTGGGCAGCGGTCCCTACGTGATGCTGCCGTTGCTGGGGCCAAGCACCCTGCGTGATGCGCCGGCCAAGTATGTCGACAGCTACACCGAACCCTACCGCTACATGAATGACATCCCCGCGCGCAACATCACCATGGGTGTGGATGTCGTCGATACCCGTGCCAGCCTGCTCTCGGCGGACAAGCTGATTCGCGGTGACAAATACACCTTCATTCGCAATGCCTACCTGCAGAATCGCGAATTCAAGATCAAGGACGGCAAGGTCGAAGACGACTTCTAAGCTCGACTGTCCTGCACAAACTGAAAAGGCGGCCTGATGGCCGCCTTTTTCATGGGTTGGAATCTTTACTTCATTTTAAGGATTGTAAGTCCAAGTTTCTGGCCGCCACCTTCTTGTGGGTTGACCCATACCACTTCTGTCTCTGCTTCCAGCCCCCTGAGGGCTGCGTGCTCTGAGTCGATACGTACACTCAACTGATCGCCGACCTGGAACGAACGTGGTGCCTGAACCTGCATGCCGCTGCTGGAAAGATCGATGCAGACCGCTTCGATCACCTGCCCCTGATGGATCAGCGTGACCTCTGCATCCACCCGCATGCGGATGTAATCGCGCTTTTCGCTGTAGTCACGCTGGTTTTGGTTCATGGGTTCCATCCTGCGATTGAGTTGCGGTTTTAGCGGTTTTTATAACTCCCGGTGATTTGCGGTGTAAAGACGTCAGGCGACCATCGGCATGAGCTTGAAACGCCCCGCGGATGGGAGTACCGTCTGCGCCTTAGAAGGGCACCTCTGATGGTCGGGCGTGCAGGGCTCAAGGTCCTGGCCGGGCTTGCAGAGTGGCTAGAAAGCGAATCCAGTAGCGTGCCTCAGGCCCCAGGCCAGAGCACCTACGCCAACCTAATTCTGGCGCCGTTTGCCCACATGCAAAAAACCAGTGCCACGCTGCTGATAATCGATGACGACGAAGTAGTGCGCGCGAGCCTCGCGGCCTATTTGGAAGACAGTGGCTTCAGCGTACTGCAGGCCGCTAACGGCCAGCAGGGTCTTCAGGTATTCGAGCGCGACAACCCCGATCTGGTGATCTGCGATCTGCGCATGCCGCAGATGGGCGGTCTCGAGCTTATCCGTCAAGTGACCGAACTGTCCCCGCAAACCCCGGTGATCGTGGTTTCGGGTGCGGGCGTCATGAACGATGCGGTTGAAGCCCTGCGCCTAGGCGCGGCGGACTACCTGATCAAGCCGCTGGAAGATCTGGCTGTGCTCGAGCACTCGGTGCGCCGCGCCCTGGATCGTGCTCGCCTGTTGCTGGAAAACCAGCGTTACAGAGAGAAGCTTGAAGCCGCGAACCGCGAGCTCGAAGCCAGCCTCAATCTGCTCCAGGAAGACCAGAACGCCGGTCGACAGGTGCAGATGAACATGCTGCCGACCAGCCCCTGGTCGATTGACGAATTCAACTTTGCCCACCAGATCATCCCGTCGTTGTACCTGTCGGGTGATTTTGTCGACTATTTCCGTGTCGACGAGCGCCGGGTGGCCTTCTACCTGGCGGATGTTTCCGGTCATGGTGCGTCGTCGGCCTTTGTCACCGTGCTGTTGAAGTTCATGACCACCCGTTTGCTGTTCGAGTCCAAGCGCAATGGCACCTTGCCGGAGTTCAAGCCTTCGGAAGTGCTAGGCCATATCAACCGTGGCCTGATCAGTTGTAAGCTGGGCAAACACGTCACGATGGTCGGTGGAGTCATCGACGAGGAGACTGGCTTGTTGACCTATAGCATTGGCGGGCACTTGCCGTTGCCGGTGTTGTACACCCCCGACAGTGTGCGTTATCTGGAAGGGCGTGGTTTGCCGGTGGGCCTGTTCAACGAGGCCACCTACGAAGACCACATTCTGGAGCTGCCGCCGGTGTTCAGCCTGACGCTGATGTCCGATGGTATCCTGGACCTTTTGCCCGAGCCTACACTCAAAGAGAAAGAAGCAGCCTTGCCCGAACGGGTGAGGGCAGCGGGCGGCAGCCTGGATGGCTTGCGGCAAGTTTTTGGATTGGCCACGCTAGGGGAGATGCCGGATGATATCGCCCTGTTAGTGTTGAGCAGGAACCTTCAATGAGTACCGGTAGAATCCAGTTCGCCGAGCAGGATGGCACCTTCGTCCTGAAGTTCGTCGGTGAAGTGCGCCTGACCCTGTGTTCGGCGCTGGATGCGACTATTGAGCGGATTTTCACCGCGCTGAATTTTTCGGCGATCGTGATCGATCTGACAGAAACCCGCAGCATCGACAGCACCACCCTGGGCCTGCTGGCCAAGCTCTCGATCCTGTCGCGGCAGAAAGTCGGTCTGTTGCCCACCGTCGTCACCACCCACGAAGACATTACCAGGCTGTTGCAGTCCATGGGCTTCGATCAAGTGTTCAACATCGTCGATCGCCCGATTCCCTGTCCGGAATGCCTGACCGACCTGCCGTCCCAGGACCAGTCGGAAGAAGTGGTACGGGTCAAGGTCCTGGAGGCGCACAAGATACTCATGGGCCTTAATGACTCCAACCGTGAAGCCTTTCACGATCTGGTGAATGCCCTGGAGCGTCACTGATCGACTGAAACGCGAGCGCACAAAAAAGGGCGAACTTGTGAGGGTTCGCCCTTTTTGCGTTGACGCGAAGCGATCAGAGCTTGGCAGCCAGCAGGGCTTCGAGCTTTTCCTGGTCACGGGCGAACTGGCGGATGCCTTCAGCCAGCTTTTCGGTGGCCATGGCGTCTTCGTTGGAAGCCCAGCGGAACTGTGCTTCGTTCAGGCTCTGGCGAGCTTCACCGGTCTTGCCCGGGCTCAGCTTGCGTTCCAGCTTGCCGGTGTCGGCGGCCAGCTTCTCAATCAGATCCGGGCTGATGGTCAGGCGATCGCAGCCGGCCAGTTGCTCGATCTGGTTGAGGTTGCGGAAGCTTGCCCCCATGACCACGGTCTTGTAGTCATTGGCCTTGTAGTAGTTGTAGATGCGGGTAACCGACTGCACGCCCGGATCGTCAGCGCCCTGATAGTCGTTGCCGGTAGCCTTCTTGTACCAGTCGTAGATCCGCCCTACGAATGGCGAAATCAGAAACACCCCGGCTTCGGCGCAGGCCACGGCCTGGGCGAAGGAAAACAGCAGGGTGAGGTTGGTCTGGATGCCTTCGCGCTCCAGCTTTTCGGCGGCGCGTATGCCTTCCCAGGTAGAGGCGATCTTGATCAGCACCCGATCACGGCCGATGCCGGCCTTGTCATACAGCTCGATCAGCCGATGGGCGCGCTTGAGCATGGCTTCGGTATCGAACGACAGGCGGGCATCCACCTCAGTGGAAATACGGCCCGGAATGACCTTGAGAATCTCCTGGCCGACAGCCACGCCGAAACGGTCGCTGGCCAGGCCGACATCGCCTTTGCAGTCGTTGACGCAGGCATTCAGCAGATCGGCATAACCCGGGATGGCCGCAGCCTTGAGCAGCAGCGAAGGGTTGGTGGTGGCATCCACCGGCTTGACCCGGGCGATGGCGTCGAAGTCACCGGTATCGGCCACTACGGTGGTGATTTTCTTCAG
The DNA window shown above is from Pseudomonas protegens CHA0 and carries:
- a CDS encoding heavy metal sensor histidine kinase, with translation MRRLSLSGRLALLFAACTAVVSLLAGVLFSRASEAHFIELDQQLLDGKLLALRSALQDVNEAGDFSPSQARLQDELSHQPDLQLRVGDVNGQLWFDSAPGLPASLPGGAGLRSLEQAGTAYRLYTAALNPGQAASPQLTLILDITHHQHFLQRMQHLIWLTVGLSALATALLGAWAARSGLRPLRRMGAVAAGVSASSLTQRLPQEQMPAELAELASSFNAMLGRLEESFQRLSAFSADIAHELRTPLSNLLTHTQVTLTRPRPLEDYREALHSNLEELQWMAQLVNDMLYLAKADHGLLTPRREALELAQETDMLLEFYGPLAEDAQIELTREGQAGFAGDRSMLRRALSNLLDNALRFTPAGGAVKVRLNESAEHLSLSIENTGEGIAKDVLPRLFDRFYRADPARREGSSEHAGLGLAITQSIIRAHGGQIRCESAAGWTRFVIELPRQD
- a CDS encoding heavy metal response regulator transcription factor, with the protein product MKLLIVEDQPKTGHYLRQGLSEAGFNAELVADGSTGQHLALTGDYALLILDVMLPGRDGWQILQAVRSAGLEVPVLFLTARDAVQDRVHGLELGADDYLVKPFAFSELLARVRSLLRRGSAVAQETSLQLADLRLDLIRRRVERGSQRIDLTAKEFALLEMLLRRQGEVLPKSLIASQVWDMNFDSDTNVIEVAIRRLRLKIDDDFPNKLIHTVRGMGYVLEERQA
- a CDS encoding plastocyanin/azurin family copper-binding protein; translated protein: MSMQNLLWRSRSILGGCLMLLSAPLWASPAGSYDFGQPAPAAKATRSVEVVMGDMSFNPKALEIKAGETVRFVLINKGQLLHEFNLGNAAMHAEHQQEMLKMQQSGMLTPTGMKAMDHGAMGHGSMAGMDHGMQHDDPNSVLVEPGKQAELTWTFSKSGNLEFACNIPGHYQAGMVGKLTVTP
- the queF gene encoding NADPH-dependent 7-cyano-7-deazaguanine reductase QueF (Catalyzes the NADPH-dependent reduction of 7-cyano-7-deazaguanine (preQ0) to 7-aminomethyl-7-deazaguanine (preQ1) in queuosine biosynthesis), with the translated sequence MHPAAEHSPLGKSSEYVSTYTPSLLFPIPRAAKWAELGLSADTLPYKGVDYWNCFELSWLLPSGKPVVAIGEFSIPADSPNIIESKSFKLYLNSLNQTPFDDRSTLEATLRTDLSAAAGKPVGVRIRSLQEVEAEGVVALPGVCIDDLDISVDSYEHPRPELLRCDASRVVEESVHSHLLKSNCPVTSQPDWGSVVVQYRGAALDHASLLAYLVSFRQHSDFHEQCVERIFLDLQRLLKPERLTVYARYVRRGGLDINPYRSTETADFANHRLVRQ
- a CDS encoding DUF4404 family protein yields the protein MPARELQEQLDTLREQLEQNPPLSEAERNNLQELMQQIELQLKLETGTQDASLADGVNLAVERFELEHPAIAGTLRNIVQTLGNIGI
- a CDS encoding VacJ family lipoprotein, whose protein sequence is MRWSRYLVPLCMSAGVTLAPLVAQAAEDDPWESINRPIFTFNDTLDTYALKPLAQGYQAVTPQFLEDGIHNMFRNIGDVGNLANDILQAKPGAAGVDTARLLMNTTLGLAGFFDVGTKMGLQRNDEDFGQTLGHWGVGSGPYVMLPLLGPSTLRDAPAKYVDSYTEPYRYMNDIPARNITMGVDVVDTRASLLSADKLIRGDKYTFIRNAYLQNREFKIKDGKVEDDF
- a CDS encoding PilZ domain-containing protein, which produces MNQNQRDYSEKRDYIRMRVDAEVTLIHQGQVIEAVCIDLSSSGMQVQAPRSFQVGDQLSVRIDSEHAALRGLEAETEVVWVNPQEGGGQKLGLTILKMK
- the rssB gene encoding two-component system response regulator RssB, giving the protein MQKTSATLLIIDDDEVVRASLAAYLEDSGFSVLQAANGQQGLQVFERDNPDLVICDLRMPQMGGLELIRQVTELSPQTPVIVVSGAGVMNDAVEALRLGAADYLIKPLEDLAVLEHSVRRALDRARLLLENQRYREKLEAANRELEASLNLLQEDQNAGRQVQMNMLPTSPWSIDEFNFAHQIIPSLYLSGDFVDYFRVDERRVAFYLADVSGHGASSAFVTVLLKFMTTRLLFESKRNGTLPEFKPSEVLGHINRGLISCKLGKHVTMVGGVIDEETGLLTYSIGGHLPLPVLYTPDSVRYLEGRGLPVGLFNEATYEDHILELPPVFSLTLMSDGILDLLPEPTLKEKEAALPERVRAAGGSLDGLRQVFGLATLGEMPDDIALLVLSRNLQ
- the rssC gene encoding anti-sigma factor antagonist RssC yields the protein MSTGRIQFAEQDGTFVLKFVGEVRLTLCSALDATIERIFTALNFSAIVIDLTETRSIDSTTLGLLAKLSILSRQKVGLLPTVVTTHEDITRLLQSMGFDQVFNIVDRPIPCPECLTDLPSQDQSEEVVRVKVLEAHKILMGLNDSNREAFHDLVNALERH
- the tal gene encoding transaldolase, which encodes MTSKLEQLKKITTVVADTGDFDAIARVKPVDATTNPSLLLKAAAIPGYADLLNACVNDCKGDVGLASDRFGVAVGQEILKVIPGRISTEVDARLSFDTEAMLKRAHRLIELYDKAGIGRDRVLIKIASTWEGIRAAEKLEREGIQTNLTLLFSFAQAVACAEAGVFLISPFVGRIYDWYKKATGNDYQGADDPGVQSVTRIYNYYKANDYKTVVMGASFRNLNQIEQLAGCDRLTISPDLIEKLAADTGKLERKLSPGKTGEARQSLNEAQFRWASNEDAMATEKLAEGIRQFARDQEKLEALLAAKL